A single window of Cytobacillus dafuensis DNA harbors:
- a CDS encoding VOC family protein encodes MNNRRCNKWSIFRNPQVILFSSDVVRAATFYESLGFTESFRVPNDGEPIHIDLVLDDYRIGIASVSSTRDDHSLAHVSHGQLVAVILWTDDTAAAFETVTSNGAKALVSPHEWLGRLLIAWIADPDGNPIQIVQNL; translated from the coding sequence TTGAACAATAGGAGGTGTAACAAATGGTCGATCTTCCGTAATCCCCAAGTAATTCTGTTCAGTTCGGATGTAGTAAGAGCAGCTACGTTTTACGAGAGTCTGGGATTCACCGAGTCCTTTCGAGTGCCAAACGATGGCGAACCGATTCATATTGATTTGGTTCTCGATGACTATAGAATAGGCATCGCATCTGTTTCCTCTACGCGCGACGATCACAGCCTCGCCCACGTGTCTCATGGGCAGCTTGTTGCAGTGATTTTGTGGACGGATGACACTGCTGCCGCCTTTGAAACCGTCACCTCGAATGGTGCCAAAGCCCTGGTCTCACCGCATGAATGGCTCGGTCGGCTGCTCATTGCTTGGATTGCAGATCCGGACGGTAATCCAATTCAGATTGTGCAAAATCTCTGA
- a CDS encoding substrate-binding domain-containing protein: MFLVSDFMALGTLKALKTLNIHVPKDVAVIGFDGIKLTEIVEPEITTIEQPIYNIGAAATDKLIRLIEIGFEDIPNFDLNARLVKRESTLGFLQKNK; encoded by the coding sequence ATTTTTCTTGTTAGTGATTTTATGGCATTAGGTACTTTAAAAGCATTAAAAACACTTAATATCCATGTGCCAAAAGATGTTGCTGTCATAGGCTTTGATGGAATAAAGCTAACTGAAATTGTTGAACCTGAAATCACTACCATTGAACAACCGATTTATAACATTGGTGCAGCTGCAACGGATAAGTTAATTAGACTGATTGAGATCGGCTTTGAAGATATACCGAATTTTGACTTAAATGCGCGGCTAGTCAAAAGAGAATCAACATTAGGATTCCTGCAAAAAAATAAATAA
- a CDS encoding SulP family inorganic anion transporter, protein MFSKWFFTGRYKGYSLQSFQKDLLSGLVVAVIAIPLGMGFAIASGVKPEYGIYTTIIAGIIISLFGGSKYQIGGPTGAFIPILFGIVMTYGYENLLIAGLLAGVMLFLMGVFRLGTLIKYIPRPITIGFTSGIAITIFVGQVANFFGLENIERHEKFHKNVIEIINHFNTVNFYSMLTACICLIIVIITPKFFRKIPGSLIGLLASTIIATIFYPEQVPTIGSTYGEISSNLPEFSIPEITFDKIVNLIGPAFVIAILGAIESLLSAVVADEMTKSKHNSNRELIGQGLANIVTPLFGGIPATGAIARTATNIRNGAMSPISGIIHGMIVLIILIIFGPYASSIPLASMAPILMVVAWNMSERHVFFQLLKTKTEDSIVLVVTFLLTVFMNITVAVEIGLLLAILLFTKRMSDSLVTVKALPDHKSKNGKMRAHIVTDTRDCPQISIINVDGPLFFGTSQIFSQKIINTINEKPRIILFRMGNVPFMDTTGEVSLSSFVHDFMKDGIVIISGLKRQPMNVLKKTGLYEAIGEEHFFEHTGVALDYALTMLNNNKCLDCKHFAFKECNSLSTGVHHSKEKVYSK, encoded by the coding sequence GTGTTTAGCAAATGGTTTTTCACGGGGCGGTATAAAGGATATTCTTTACAAAGCTTCCAAAAGGACCTTCTGTCTGGTTTAGTTGTTGCGGTTATTGCCATTCCTTTAGGTATGGGCTTTGCCATAGCATCTGGGGTCAAACCTGAATATGGAATCTATACGACCATTATTGCAGGGATTATTATTTCATTATTCGGAGGATCTAAATATCAAATCGGTGGACCAACAGGTGCATTTATCCCAATATTATTTGGGATTGTTATGACTTATGGATATGAAAATCTATTAATTGCCGGTTTACTTGCAGGTGTGATGCTCTTCCTAATGGGTGTTTTTCGATTAGGAACGCTTATTAAATATATCCCAAGGCCAATTACGATAGGATTTACTTCAGGTATTGCTATTACTATTTTTGTTGGGCAAGTCGCTAATTTTTTTGGCTTAGAAAATATTGAAAGACATGAAAAATTTCATAAAAACGTGATTGAAATCATTAATCATTTTAATACAGTAAATTTTTACAGCATGCTAACAGCCTGTATTTGTCTAATAATTGTTATCATAACCCCGAAATTTTTCCGAAAAATACCAGGTTCACTTATTGGGTTACTTGCTTCAACTATCATTGCAACCATTTTCTACCCCGAACAAGTTCCTACCATTGGTTCGACGTATGGAGAAATATCAAGCAACTTGCCAGAGTTTTCAATACCCGAAATCACTTTTGATAAGATTGTGAATTTGATAGGTCCAGCTTTCGTCATCGCCATTCTAGGAGCAATCGAATCATTGCTATCTGCAGTTGTGGCCGATGAAATGACAAAGAGTAAACATAATAGTAACCGAGAGCTAATCGGTCAGGGTTTAGCCAATATTGTTACTCCATTATTTGGTGGAATTCCCGCGACAGGTGCAATTGCCAGAACTGCTACAAATATAAGAAATGGAGCTATGTCTCCAATCTCTGGCATTATTCATGGTATGATTGTATTAATCATCCTTATAATCTTTGGCCCTTATGCATCAAGCATTCCATTGGCAAGTATGGCCCCAATTCTAATGGTGGTTGCGTGGAACATGAGTGAAAGACATGTATTTTTTCAATTATTAAAAACAAAAACAGAAGATTCCATCGTCCTTGTTGTTACATTTTTACTGACAGTTTTTATGAATATTACAGTTGCTGTAGAAATAGGTCTTTTATTAGCAATCTTGTTATTTACTAAACGTATGAGCGATTCATTAGTCACAGTCAAAGCTCTACCTGACCACAAAAGTAAAAATGGTAAAATGAGAGCACATATTGTAACAGACACTCGAGATTGTCCACAAATTAGTATCATTAATGTAGATGGACCGTTATTTTTTGGAACATCTCAAATCTTTTCACAGAAAATCATAAATACAATAAATGAAAAGCCTAGAATTATACTTTTTAGAATGGGAAATGTCCCATTTATGGATACAACTGGGGAAGTATCCCTTTCAAGCTTCGTCCATGATTTCATGAAGGATGGAATAGTGATCATTTCTGGTTTAAAACGCCAGCCAATGAATGTTTTGAAAAAAACTGGCTTGTATGAAGCAATTGGTGAAGAACATTTCTTCGAGCATACTGGGGTCGCCTTAGATTACGCACTTACAATGCTGAACAATAATAAATGCCTTGACTGCAAGCATTTCGCCTTTAAGGAGTGTAACTCCCTTTCCACTGGTGTTCATCATTCTAAAGAAAAAGTATATTCTAAATAA
- a CDS encoding MFS transporter, whose translation MSQQLTKDAPQKKASSEKIWTKDFSLIVLSNFFVFLGFQMTLPTIPLFVEELGGNDQLIGIFVGIFTFSALLLRPYAGHALESKGRRFVYLTGLGIFVLSLGSFGFVNSLIFLFIMRIVQGLGWGFSTTATGTIATDLIPASRRGEGMGYYGLSGNLALAFGPSLGLTLAGVLTFKQLFLICAVLGLVAFILSSFIRYKKVEPKSVSFKKWDFYEKSALPPSLLLFFITVTFGGIATFLPLYSVQEGVEGIQWYFLLYALALMVSRTFAGKIYDQKGHQAVFIPGTILIFIAMGLLAWLPNSFVLFTAAILYGLGFGTVQPALQAWSVKETPSNRRGMANATFFSFFDLGVGIGAILFGQVAHWFGYSAIYTLSAVSILCSILLYVGILAKNRRANIQ comes from the coding sequence ATGAGTCAGCAGTTAACAAAAGATGCTCCACAAAAAAAGGCAAGCTCAGAGAAAATTTGGACAAAAGATTTTTCATTAATAGTGCTGTCCAATTTTTTTGTTTTTCTAGGTTTTCAAATGACTTTACCAACGATACCTCTGTTTGTAGAAGAGCTGGGAGGAAATGATCAATTAATTGGAATTTTCGTAGGGATATTTACGTTCTCTGCACTTCTCCTCAGACCTTATGCTGGGCATGCATTGGAATCAAAAGGACGGCGATTTGTCTACTTAACAGGGTTAGGCATTTTTGTACTTTCTCTCGGGTCTTTTGGCTTTGTGAATAGCTTAATATTTCTATTTATTATGCGAATTGTACAAGGGTTAGGCTGGGGATTTTCTACAACTGCCACTGGTACGATTGCAACTGATCTCATCCCCGCAAGTAGACGCGGTGAAGGAATGGGCTATTACGGACTTTCAGGTAATTTAGCTTTAGCTTTCGGACCATCGTTAGGCCTTACCTTAGCAGGAGTTTTAACCTTTAAGCAATTATTCTTAATTTGTGCCGTTTTAGGATTAGTAGCATTTATTTTATCCTCTTTCATTCGTTATAAAAAGGTCGAACCAAAATCTGTATCGTTTAAAAAATGGGATTTTTATGAAAAGAGCGCACTGCCTCCATCCTTGCTCTTATTTTTCATAACCGTTACTTTTGGAGGGATTGCTACCTTCCTGCCCCTCTATTCAGTCCAAGAAGGTGTGGAAGGCATTCAATGGTACTTTCTGCTGTATGCTTTAGCACTCATGGTATCACGTACATTTGCGGGAAAAATCTATGATCAGAAGGGGCATCAAGCCGTTTTTATCCCTGGCACCATCTTAATTTTTATTGCGATGGGGTTACTCGCATGGCTGCCAAATAGCTTCGTTCTCTTCACTGCAGCTATTCTTTACGGTCTAGGCTTCGGTACTGTTCAACCAGCATTACAGGCTTGGTCTGTAAAAGAAACCCCAAGCAATCGCAGAGGTATGGCAAATGCGACGTTCTTCTCTTTCTTTGATCTAGGTGTCGGGATAGGAGCGATTTTATTCGGGCAAGTCGCTCATTGGTTTGGCTACAGTGCAATCTATACCCTATCTGCTGTTTCTATCCTTTGTTCTATCCTTTTATATGTTGGTATATTAGCGAAAAATCGTCGTGCTAATATCCAATGA
- a CDS encoding acyltransferase family protein, with protein MKKESDHLYFIDNIKIALIMLVVAHHAGQAYGPGGWWYFLDDESINWLGRFFSVNAAFFMSMFFFLSAYFLPQSIARKGPKRFLKERFIRIGVPLLLGFLVIIPILMYLYYINFRDYEPISFFSYYVNIFFGLGNEPTNWSGPSWPDMQFGHLWFLEHLLVYAVVFSVWTFFTSKKSTKKSYGNIKVYQILSLWLVVSLVTFITRIWFPIDHWSAFLGFIQTEFAHVPQYVSFFCLGIMAYHRKWFLTLSARAGYTWLAIGIFIVTILYFGGNTVYPFLLKGGQNFGSLARSFIETLLCISLIIGLLILFREKINGTNRWSKMLSNNVFVVYFIHVPVVVFFQYTLNDLPISVWAKFLITAFLGIILSFLLSHFVWRKIPYLKKMM; from the coding sequence GTGAAAAAAGAGAGTGATCATTTATATTTCATCGATAATATAAAAATAGCTTTAATTATGCTTGTAGTAGCTCACCATGCTGGACAAGCCTATGGACCAGGTGGTTGGTGGTATTTTTTGGATGATGAATCTATCAACTGGTTGGGTAGATTTTTCTCTGTAAATGCAGCATTTTTTATGAGTATGTTTTTCTTTTTATCAGCCTATTTTCTCCCTCAATCAATCGCGAGAAAAGGGCCGAAACGATTTTTAAAAGAACGATTTATTAGAATTGGTGTTCCATTACTACTGGGATTTCTCGTGATAATTCCTATTCTGATGTATTTATATTACATTAATTTCAGAGATTATGAACCCATCTCATTTTTTTCTTACTATGTTAATATATTTTTTGGACTTGGTAATGAACCTACGAATTGGTCTGGGCCATCATGGCCTGATATGCAATTTGGCCATTTATGGTTTTTAGAGCATTTACTTGTGTATGCGGTTGTGTTTTCGGTCTGGACCTTCTTTACATCTAAGAAATCCACAAAAAAATCTTATGGAAACATTAAGGTTTATCAGATTCTCTCCCTGTGGTTGGTCGTTAGTTTAGTGACTTTCATTACAAGGATATGGTTTCCTATTGATCATTGGTCAGCTTTCTTAGGATTTATTCAAACAGAATTTGCACATGTACCACAGTATGTGAGTTTCTTTTGTTTAGGCATTATGGCTTATCATCGCAAATGGTTTTTAACTTTGAGTGCGAGAGCAGGATACACCTGGCTTGCTATTGGAATATTTATAGTAACTATTTTGTATTTTGGAGGGAATACGGTATATCCTTTTCTTTTAAAGGGTGGTCAAAACTTCGGTTCGTTGGCTCGATCATTTATTGAGACGTTACTGTGTATTTCGCTTATTATTGGTCTTCTCATTTTATTTAGAGAAAAAATTAACGGCACTAATCGTTGGTCAAAGATGTTATCAAACAATGTATTTGTTGTTTATTTCATCCATGTCCCAGTAGTTGTCTTCTTCCAATATACATTGAATGACCTACCAATATCAGTCTGGGCTAAATTCCTTATAACAGCATTTTTAGGAATTATATTAAGCTTTTTGCTAAGTCATTTTGTATGGCGAAAGATTCCATACCTCAAAAAAATGATGTGA
- a CDS encoding nucleoside deaminase: MDQFMKKAIQLAVENVEQGGQPFGAVLVRNGEVIAEGVNELHIRFDVSGHAELLAIRRAQEMLQTLDLGDCTMYASGEPCAMCLTAMYFAGIKKVYFSATVDDAEKVGLGLSKMIYLDLTKERHDRKIDMIHMPNNQTQPDPMKNWKEKGRN; encoded by the coding sequence ATGGATCAATTCATGAAAAAGGCTATTCAATTAGCAGTAGAAAATGTGGAGCAGGGAGGACAGCCTTTCGGAGCTGTACTAGTAAGAAATGGCGAGGTGATCGCTGAAGGAGTAAATGAACTTCATATCCGTTTTGATGTCAGTGGCCATGCAGAATTATTGGCGATCAGAAGGGCACAAGAAATGCTGCAAACTTTGGATTTAGGTGATTGTACTATGTATGCAAGTGGTGAACCATGTGCCATGTGTTTAACTGCCATGTACTTTGCGGGTATTAAAAAAGTCTATTTTTCAGCAACGGTCGATGATGCAGAAAAAGTTGGTTTAGGATTGTCCAAAATGATTTATCTAGATCTCACTAAAGAGAGACACGATAGAAAAATTGATATGATTCACATGCCGAATAACCAAACTCAACCTGATCCCATGAAAAATTGGAAGGAAAAAGGGAGGAACTAA
- a CDS encoding ArsR/SmtB family transcription factor, with protein MNLEMQKFKADFFKALAHPLRIRILEILADGEKSVNEIQTLAGSEGSAVSQQLTILRSKNIVTGTKDGNRVIYSLRDPQIIDLLQVAKQIFNNHLVDAITMLDRFSDD; from the coding sequence ATGAACCTTGAAATGCAAAAATTTAAGGCTGATTTCTTTAAGGCTTTAGCCCATCCACTTCGAATTCGAATATTAGAGATTCTTGCTGATGGCGAAAAAAGTGTTAACGAAATTCAAACTTTAGCCGGGAGTGAAGGCTCTGCCGTTTCTCAACAGCTTACAATTCTAAGGTCAAAAAATATCGTAACGGGTACAAAGGATGGAAATCGTGTTATCTATTCTTTAAGAGATCCACAAATTATTGATTTACTTCAAGTCGCTAAACAAATTTTTAACAATCACCTTGTAGATGCAATAACCATGTTAGATCGCTTTAGTGATGATTAA